One part of the Sphingobium yanoikuyae genome encodes these proteins:
- a CDS encoding TonB-dependent receptor plug domain-containing protein: MKYQGLFSCSAIAIALSYSMPVLAQDVAPQAAAAETPGQTIIVTGTRRTDRTVAESPTPIDVYSGEELQKQGVADMNQVIQNLVPSFSVARYAIGDGSSFVRPPNLRGLAPDQTLVMVNGKRMHRSALVQIGANAQSAGAHSADLAQIPAIAVRSVEVLRDGASAQYGSDAIAGVINMALRDDTDGISGYARYGQYYRGDGEDYQVALNGGFKLGDNGFINISGEYVNAGKTSRGVTRPGALELSQEQPDIGVPKLAQRYGNPKMESYRFFVNGGFDLGDESSIYFFGNYGHSFQEESFNYRQSVNSANFGLNGIFNDYFTDFDNTTPGIQTGAAGGNVYAPNGYDPTTRDYTQVSDCSDPLVQNWSCVYSGGFTPIFFGKIDDISGTVGYKGTLGFGLNYDLSGSYGQSTLKYTMNGTMNPSLGITSPTEFYLGKLEQRETLFNADFSYPWEVGLASPITIAFGGQYFRESYELGLGDAASYAIGPYTGNLVFHQDGTPVLNADGSQLSVALPVGANGFPGYGPAIAGESSRNSKGLYIDVEGDITEAFSLGFAGRYEHLSDFGNSTTGKVSARYAIVPDVFAVRGTLSTGFRAPTPGQTNTSSIATTFNPGNPNAIEFMTLPVASPVAQYLGAVPLKPEESVSFSAGTVFTPAPGASLTIDYYNIKVKDRIGTTGSRVITDDQRPELQALGLANYATVNEVQFLTNAFDTRTQGVDVVGSYRFSTDSMGTFNTTLAFNYNKTKVIRVGLDPDTGSPIISDTRIMQLQNTLPKTRVILTENWTSGALSVLGRANWYGKYKVYDDGTGANGESYVNQSFGSEFVFDLEVSYQLNDNFTLSAGAQNLFSNYPDKYDNRAGGLGPVYASTGGRFTGDIYPDVSPFGFNGGFWYAKVGFKF; encoded by the coding sequence ATGAAGTATCAGGGTCTGTTTTCATGCAGTGCGATTGCCATTGCACTGTCCTATTCCATGCCTGTTCTTGCGCAGGATGTCGCGCCCCAGGCGGCCGCAGCGGAAACGCCCGGCCAGACGATCATCGTCACCGGCACGCGGCGTACCGACCGTACCGTCGCCGAATCGCCGACGCCGATCGATGTCTATTCCGGCGAGGAACTGCAGAAGCAGGGCGTCGCCGACATGAACCAGGTGATCCAGAACCTGGTCCCGTCCTTTTCGGTGGCGCGCTATGCCATTGGTGACGGCTCCTCCTTCGTCCGGCCGCCCAACCTGCGCGGGCTGGCGCCCGACCAGACGCTGGTGATGGTGAACGGCAAGCGCATGCACCGTTCCGCGCTGGTGCAGATCGGCGCGAACGCCCAGTCCGCTGGCGCCCATTCGGCCGACCTTGCGCAGATTCCGGCGATTGCGGTGCGCAGCGTCGAAGTGCTGCGCGACGGCGCTTCGGCCCAATATGGTTCCGACGCGATCGCGGGCGTCATCAACATGGCGCTGCGCGACGATACCGACGGCATTTCGGGCTATGCCCGCTATGGCCAATATTATCGCGGCGATGGCGAGGATTATCAGGTCGCGCTGAACGGTGGTTTCAAGCTGGGCGACAATGGCTTCATCAACATCAGCGGCGAATATGTGAACGCCGGCAAGACCAGCCGCGGCGTCACCCGACCCGGCGCGCTGGAACTGTCGCAGGAGCAGCCCGACATCGGCGTGCCCAAGCTGGCGCAGCGCTATGGCAATCCGAAGATGGAATCCTATCGCTTCTTCGTGAATGGCGGGTTCGACCTGGGCGACGAAAGCAGCATCTACTTCTTTGGCAATTATGGCCACAGCTTCCAGGAAGAGAGCTTCAACTATCGCCAGTCGGTCAATTCCGCCAATTTCGGCCTGAACGGTATCTTCAACGACTATTTCACCGATTTCGACAACACGACGCCGGGCATCCAGACCGGCGCGGCGGGCGGCAATGTCTATGCGCCCAACGGCTATGACCCCACGACGCGGGATTATACGCAGGTGTCGGATTGCTCCGATCCGCTGGTGCAGAACTGGAGCTGCGTCTATTCGGGCGGCTTCACGCCGATCTTCTTCGGCAAGATCGACGATATTTCGGGCACCGTCGGCTATAAGGGCACGCTCGGCTTTGGCCTGAACTACGACCTGTCGGGCAGCTATGGCCAGTCGACGCTGAAATATACGATGAACGGCACGATGAACCCGTCGCTGGGCATCACCTCGCCGACCGAATTCTACCTCGGCAAGCTGGAACAACGCGAAACGCTGTTCAATGCGGACTTCAGCTATCCCTGGGAAGTCGGGCTGGCGAGCCCGATCACGATCGCCTTTGGCGGGCAGTATTTCCGGGAATCCTATGAACTGGGCCTGGGTGACGCCGCCTCCTATGCGATCGGGCCCTATACCGGGAACCTGGTCTTCCATCAGGATGGCACGCCGGTGCTGAACGCGGACGGCAGCCAGCTCTCGGTCGCACTGCCGGTCGGCGCCAATGGCTTCCCCGGCTATGGTCCGGCGATCGCGGGGGAGAGCAGCCGCAATTCCAAGGGCCTCTATATCGACGTGGAAGGCGACATCACCGAAGCCTTCTCGCTGGGTTTTGCGGGCCGCTACGAGCATCTGTCCGACTTCGGCAATTCGACCACGGGCAAGGTGTCGGCGCGCTATGCCATCGTGCCGGATGTGTTCGCGGTTCGCGGCACACTGTCGACCGGCTTCCGTGCGCCGACGCCGGGCCAGACCAACACCAGCAGCATCGCGACCACCTTCAATCCGGGCAATCCCAACGCGATCGAGTTCATGACGCTGCCGGTCGCCAGCCCGGTCGCACAATATCTGGGCGCCGTGCCGCTGAAGCCGGAAGAGTCGGTCAGCTTCTCGGCCGGTACGGTGTTCACGCCGGCCCCCGGCGCGTCGCTGACGATCGACTATTACAACATCAAGGTGAAGGACCGCATCGGCACCACTGGATCGCGGGTGATCACTGACGATCAGCGGCCCGAGCTTCAGGCGCTGGGCCTGGCCAACTATGCCACGGTGAACGAGGTGCAGTTCCTGACCAATGCCTTCGATACCCGCACCCAGGGTGTCGACGTGGTCGGCAGCTATCGCTTCTCGACCGACAGCATGGGGACGTTCAACACGACGCTGGCCTTCAACTACAACAAGACGAAGGTCATCCGTGTCGGGCTGGACCCCGATACCGGGTCGCCGATCATCAGCGACACGCGCATCATGCAGTTGCAGAATACGCTGCCCAAGACGCGCGTGATCCTGACCGAGAACTGGACCAGCGGCGCGCTGTCGGTGCTCGGTCGGGCGAACTGGTATGGCAAGTACAAGGTCTATGACGACGGCACCGGTGCGAACGGCGAAAGCTATGTCAATCAGAGCTTTGGCAGCGAGTTCGTGTTCGATCTGGAAGTCAGCTATCAGCTCAATGACAATTTCACGCTGAGTGCCGGCGCGCAGAACCTGTTCAGCAACTATCCCGACAAATATGATAATCGCGCTGGCGGGCTGGGGCCGGTCTATGCGTCGACGGGTGGTCGCTTCACCGGTGACATCTATCCCGACGTATCGCCCTTCGGCTTCAACGGCGGCTTCTGGTATGCGAAGGTCGGATTCAAGTTCTGA
- the rplS gene encoding 50S ribosomal protein L19 has product MNLIQQIEAENIAALAKEIPDFRPGDTLRVGVKVVEGERSRVQNYEGVCIARSNKGMGSNFTVRKISFGEGVERVFPLYSPNLDSITVVRRGVVRRAKLYYLRGRTGKRARIAERRDTRTEG; this is encoded by the coding sequence ATGAACTTGATCCAGCAGATCGAGGCCGAAAACATTGCCGCCCTGGCGAAGGAAATCCCCGATTTCCGTCCCGGTGACACCCTGCGCGTCGGCGTGAAGGTTGTCGAAGGCGAGCGCAGCCGCGTCCAGAACTATGAAGGCGTCTGCATTGCCCGTTCCAACAAGGGCATGGGCAGCAACTTCACCGTTCGTAAGATTTCGTTCGGCGAAGGCGTGGAGCGCGTGTTCCCGCTCTACTCGCCCAACCTCGATTCGATCACCGTCGTTCGTCGCGGTGTCGTGCGTCGTGCCAAGCTCTATTATCTGCGTGGCCGCACCGGCAAGCGCGCTCGTATCGCCGAGCGCCGCGATACCCGCACCGAAGGTTGA
- the trmD gene encoding tRNA (guanosine(37)-N1)-methyltransferase TrmD — protein MSFAAQILTLYPEMFPGPLGVSLAGRALAEGKWSCDPIQMRGFATDKHRTVDDTPAGGGAGMVLKPDILARGIDHALAQRPDLPILAMTPRGKPITQARIRALADGPGVTLLCGRFEGFDERIFDARPIEQISMGDIILSGGEMGALMLLDACIRLLPGVMGAASSGVEESFETGLLEYPHYTRPVEWEGRRIPEVLRSGDHAKIAAWRKQQAEADTRLRRPDLWERHIGVRDQSPSGAQRENKD, from the coding sequence ATGAGCTTTGCGGCCCAGATCCTGACCCTCTATCCCGAGATGTTTCCGGGCCCTTTGGGCGTGTCGCTTGCCGGACGTGCGCTGGCCGAGGGGAAATGGTCGTGCGATCCGATCCAGATGCGCGGCTTTGCGACCGACAAGCATCGCACCGTCGACGACACGCCGGCCGGGGGCGGCGCGGGCATGGTGCTGAAGCCCGACATATTGGCGCGCGGTATCGACCATGCGCTGGCGCAGCGGCCCGACCTGCCGATCCTGGCGATGACGCCGCGCGGCAAGCCGATCACCCAGGCGCGGATCCGGGCGCTGGCGGACGGTCCCGGCGTGACCTTGCTGTGCGGGCGGTTCGAGGGCTTTGACGAACGGATTTTCGACGCCCGGCCGATCGAGCAGATATCGATGGGCGACATCATCCTGTCCGGCGGGGAAATGGGCGCGCTGATGCTGCTGGATGCTTGCATCCGCCTGCTTCCCGGTGTAATGGGCGCCGCTTCCAGCGGTGTCGAGGAATCCTTTGAAACGGGGTTGCTCGAATATCCGCATTATACCCGACCGGTCGAATGGGAGGGGCGCAGGATTCCCGAAGTGTTGCGATCGGGGGATCATGCGAAGATCGCCGCCTGGCGGAAACAACAGGCGGAGGCAGATACACGGCTAAGGCGGCCGGACCTTTGGGAACGCCATATCGGTGTTCGGGACCAGTCGCCCTCTGGTGCGCAACGCGAAAATAAGGACTGA
- a CDS encoding serine hydrolase domain-containing protein, with protein MMTMAVRMVALSGFLSILSAPAVAADARKIDAAIPEIDRLFADFQVDSHAPGLVYGIVADGRLVHVKGFGAQDLVQKRPVTADSLFRIASMTKAFTALSILKLREKGKLSLDDLVEAYVPEMRGWTYATKDSPRIRIRDLLTHSAGFVDDNPWGDRQTPLPDADFTRMLEQGVPMSSAPATHYEYSNFGYALLGRIIANVSGMPYRRYVEQSLLTPLGMASSGYQLSEWPVARRSLGYRWEDGRWKREPDMADGAFGAMGGLQTSANDYARWVAFLLSAWPPRDDAESGPVSRASVRMLAEGSNFMSVGQRNGKSGATACRQAAAYGFAMRIAQDCDLGLTLSHGGGYPGYGSHVMLMPDYGVGIFVFTNRTYNGGAGAAWDAAMLLHKAGALIARDVPVSPLLAQGYAAAGRIYASGDVVAARDNLAMNFLMDADAVHWGKRLAALKGEVGNCAVDAPLSATGNLSGKFTWTCEKGRVAGSLLLAPTADAEIQELKLEVKAP; from the coding sequence ATGATGACCATGGCTGTGCGCATGGTGGCCCTGTCGGGATTTCTGTCCATCCTGTCTGCGCCGGCGGTTGCTGCCGATGCCAGGAAGATCGACGCTGCCATCCCGGAGATCGACCGTCTCTTTGCCGATTTCCAGGTCGATAGCCATGCGCCGGGCCTGGTCTATGGCATCGTCGCCGATGGCAGGCTGGTCCATGTGAAGGGCTTTGGCGCGCAGGATCTGGTGCAGAAGCGGCCGGTGACGGCGGACAGCCTGTTCCGCATCGCATCCATGACCAAGGCGTTCACCGCCCTGTCGATCCTGAAGCTGCGGGAGAAGGGCAAGCTCTCGCTCGATGATCTGGTCGAGGCTTATGTGCCGGAAATGCGCGGCTGGACCTATGCGACCAAGGATAGTCCGCGAATCCGCATCCGCGACCTGCTGACGCACAGCGCGGGCTTTGTCGACGATAATCCGTGGGGCGACCGGCAGACGCCGCTGCCCGACGCGGACTTCACCCGGATGCTGGAGCAGGGCGTGCCGATGAGCAGCGCGCCGGCGACCCATTATGAATATTCCAACTTCGGCTATGCGCTGCTGGGGCGGATCATCGCCAATGTCTCGGGCATGCCCTATCGCCGCTATGTCGAGCAAAGCCTGTTGACGCCGCTGGGCATGGCGTCGAGCGGCTATCAGCTGAGCGAATGGCCGGTTGCGCGGCGGTCGCTCGGCTATCGCTGGGAAGATGGGCGCTGGAAGCGCGAACCTGACATGGCCGACGGCGCCTTTGGCGCGATGGGCGGGCTGCAGACCAGTGCCAATGACTATGCCCGCTGGGTGGCCTTTTTGCTGTCCGCCTGGCCGCCGCGCGACGATGCGGAGAGCGGCCCGGTCAGCCGGGCGTCGGTGCGGATGCTGGCGGAGGGCAGCAATTTCATGAGCGTCGGCCAGCGCAACGGCAAGAGCGGGGCGACCGCCTGCCGCCAGGCGGCGGCCTATGGCTTTGCCATGCGGATCGCGCAGGATTGCGACCTGGGGCTGACCCTGTCCCATGGCGGCGGCTATCCCGGCTATGGCAGCCATGTGATGCTGATGCCGGATTATGGCGTGGGCATCTTCGTCTTCACCAATCGCACCTATAATGGCGGGGCGGGTGCCGCCTGGGATGCGGCGATGCTGTTGCACAAGGCGGGGGCGCTGATTGCGCGGGACGTGCCGGTCAGTCCGCTGCTGGCGCAGGGCTATGCCGCGGCGGGGCGCATCTATGCGTCGGGCGATGTGGTGGCCGCCCGCGACAATCTGGCGATGAATTTCCTGATGGACGCCGATGCGGTGCATTGGGGCAAGCGCCTGGCGGCGTTGAAGGGGGAGGTCGGTAACTGCGCGGTCGATGCACCGCTGAGCGCGACGGGCAATCTGTCGGGCAAGTTCACCTGGACCTGCGAGAAGGGGCGGGTGGCGGGCAGTCTGTTGCTGGCACCGACCGCCGACGCGGAAATCCAGGAACTGAAGCTGGAGGTCAAGGCGCCCTGA
- a CDS encoding type II toxin-antitoxin system VapC family toxin: MDRTGVVCGMTQVAYLLDTNICIDFLLGRSARLAERMAAEFDRLSVSAVTAAELRVGNRGSSDPVGDLRRVDTFLALLNILPFDDAAAHTYAEMVRLVGVRSRGFDRLIGAQAMASAMVLVTRNEKDFADIPGLTVEDWSA; this comes from the coding sequence TTGGACCGGACCGGCGTCGTCTGCGGCATGACGCAGGTCGCTTATCTGCTCGACACCAATATTTGCATCGATTTCCTGCTCGGACGGAGCGCCCGTCTGGCCGAGCGGATGGCGGCCGAGTTCGATCGCCTGTCGGTTTCCGCTGTCACCGCTGCCGAATTGCGGGTCGGCAATCGCGGCTCGAGCGATCCGGTCGGCGACCTGCGGCGCGTCGATACATTTCTGGCGCTGCTGAATATCTTGCCGTTCGATGATGCGGCGGCGCACACCTATGCCGAGATGGTGCGCCTGGTGGGGGTGCGTAGTCGGGGGTTCGATCGGTTGATCGGAGCGCAGGCGATGGCGTCGGCCATGGTGCTGGTGACGCGCAACGAAAAGGATTTCGCGGATATTCCCGGCCTGACAGTGGAGGATTGGAGCGCATGA
- a CDS encoding antitoxin, translating to MGEEYRAKVFKSGNSLALRLPKSLGLNDGEEVVMIPHADGSFSFWKQGQQRDILLSLFGSMSAGFMAEGRGDIDQGDRDWTGPASSAA from the coding sequence ATGGGCGAAGAATATCGGGCCAAGGTCTTCAAGTCGGGCAACAGCCTGGCCTTGCGGCTGCCCAAGAGCCTGGGGCTGAATGACGGCGAGGAAGTCGTCATGATACCGCATGCCGATGGCAGTTTTTCCTTCTGGAAGCAGGGTCAGCAGCGCGACATCCTTTTGTCCCTGTTCGGCAGCATGTCGGCGGGCTTCATGGCGGAAGGGCGCGGCGATATCGATCAGGGGGATCGCGATTGGACCGGACCGGCGTCGTCTGCGGCATGA
- the rimM gene encoding ribosome maturation factor RimM (Essential for efficient processing of 16S rRNA), protein MTDKPVTLAAIIGAHGVAGEVRLKLFGEGAEALKSYKSFDAAGRTLTLKSVRPGPNGAVARFAEIGDRGAAEALRGTALTVPRSALPALPEGEYYHADLVGLPCTSSTGETLGEIIAVENFGAGDIIEVQRPSIEGKPGKRFMAPMHVVVLSEDGAVIDAAFTE, encoded by the coding sequence TTGACCGACAAGCCCGTCACCCTGGCCGCGATCATCGGTGCCCATGGCGTGGCGGGCGAAGTCCGTCTGAAGCTGTTTGGCGAAGGGGCCGAGGCCCTGAAAAGCTACAAGAGCTTCGATGCGGCAGGGCGCACATTGACGTTGAAGTCGGTGCGCCCCGGCCCCAATGGCGCGGTGGCCCGCTTTGCCGAGATCGGCGATCGCGGCGCGGCCGAAGCGCTGCGCGGCACGGCGCTGACCGTCCCGCGTTCCGCCCTGCCGGCCTTGCCCGAGGGCGAATATTATCATGCCGACCTGGTCGGCCTTCCCTGCACCAGCAGCACCGGCGAGACGCTGGGCGAGATCATCGCGGTCGAGAATTTCGGCGCCGGTGACATCATCGAGGTGCAGCGTCCGTCGATCGAGGGCAAGCCCGGCAAGCGCTTCATGGCACCGATGCATGTGGTGGTGCTGAGCGAGGACGGTGCCGTGATTGACGCGGCTTTTACCGAATAG
- the rpsP gene encoding 30S ribosomal protein S16 gives MATSIRLSRGGSKKRPYYRIVVADSRAPRDGKFIERIGSYNPVLPKGDEKRVIIDVERAKHWVAAGAQATDRVARFLDAAGVKERAARNNPKKAEPGQKAKDRAEDRAAKAAEAEEAAREAAAAAAAPAAEEAAPAEEAAAEQAEG, from the coding sequence ATGGCAACCTCCATCCGTCTGTCGCGCGGCGGCTCCAAGAAGCGCCCCTATTACCGCATCGTCGTGGCCGACAGCCGCGCCCCGCGTGACGGCAAGTTCATCGAGCGCATCGGCAGCTACAACCCCGTTCTGCCCAAGGGCGACGAAAAGCGCGTCATCATCGACGTCGAGCGTGCGAAGCACTGGGTTGCTGCCGGCGCCCAGGCGACCGACCGCGTTGCCCGCTTCCTGGACGCCGCCGGCGTGAAGGAGCGCGCTGCCCGCAACAACCCGAAGAAGGCAGAGCCGGGCCAGAAGGCCAAGGACCGCGCTGAAGACCGCGCTGCCAAGGCTGCCGAGGCTGAAGAAGCTGCGCGCGAAGCCGCTGCCGCTGCCGCCGCTCCGGCCGCTGAAGAAGCTGCTCCCGCCGAGGAAGCTGCTGCCGAACAGGCCGAGGGCTGA
- the ffh gene encoding signal recognition particle protein — MMFDSLSDRLGGVFDKLRGRGALTEDDVRAAMREVRVALLEADVALPVVRQFVDQATEKAVGSDVLRSITPGQMVVKIVSDTLTETLGAETSDLLIDVTPPAVIMMVGLQGSGKTTSTAKIAKRLKDKERKKVLMASLDVQRPAAQEQLAVLGTQIDVATLPIVAGQQPVEIAKRALQSAKLQGFDVVMLDTAGRLHVDQALMDEMKAVADVANPAEILLVVDSLTGQDAVNVATSFTAQVPLTGVVLTRMDGDARGGAALSMRAVTGRPIKFAGTGEKLDALEPFHPARVAQRILGMGDVVSLVEKAAETIDAEEADKLAKKMAKGQFDMNDLRSQLNQMRRMGGLGALAGMLPGLKKAQAAMANSGANDKTLLHLDAMIGSMTPKEREKPALINAKRKIRIAKGAGRTVQDVNRLLKMHQEMESAMKKIRKMGGLKGLAKMFTGGGMGGLGGLGGPGGADGQGGPPDLSGLGGLGGLGGNMPKLPPGFQNFMKK, encoded by the coding sequence ATGATGTTCGATTCGCTAAGCGATCGTCTCGGTGGGGTATTCGACAAACTGCGTGGGCGCGGTGCGCTTACGGAGGACGATGTCCGTGCCGCGATGCGCGAAGTGCGAGTCGCACTGCTGGAAGCCGACGTGGCGCTGCCCGTGGTTCGCCAGTTCGTCGATCAGGCGACCGAAAAGGCCGTCGGCAGCGATGTGCTGCGGTCGATCACGCCCGGCCAGATGGTCGTCAAGATCGTCTCCGATACGCTGACCGAGACGCTGGGCGCCGAAACCAGCGACCTGCTGATCGACGTGACCCCGCCCGCCGTCATCATGATGGTCGGCCTGCAGGGGTCGGGCAAGACGACCTCGACCGCGAAGATCGCCAAGCGCCTGAAGGACAAGGAGCGCAAGAAGGTGCTGATGGCGTCGCTCGACGTCCAGCGCCCGGCCGCGCAGGAACAGCTTGCCGTCCTTGGCACCCAGATCGATGTCGCGACCCTGCCGATCGTCGCCGGCCAGCAGCCGGTCGAGATTGCCAAGCGCGCGCTGCAGTCGGCCAAGCTGCAGGGCTTCGACGTCGTCATGCTCGACACCGCCGGCCGACTGCATGTCGACCAGGCGCTGATGGACGAGATGAAGGCGGTTGCCGACGTCGCCAATCCGGCGGAAATCCTGCTGGTGGTCGACTCGCTGACCGGCCAGGACGCCGTGAACGTGGCGACCAGCTTTACCGCGCAGGTGCCGCTGACCGGTGTCGTGCTGACCCGCATGGACGGCGATGCCCGTGGCGGCGCCGCGCTGTCGATGCGCGCGGTCACCGGCCGTCCGATCAAGTTCGCCGGCACCGGTGAAAAGCTGGATGCGCTTGAGCCCTTCCATCCTGCCCGCGTTGCCCAGCGCATCCTGGGCATGGGCGACGTCGTCAGCCTGGTCGAGAAGGCCGCCGAGACGATCGACGCCGAGGAAGCCGACAAACTGGCCAAGAAGATGGCCAAGGGTCAGTTCGACATGAACGACCTGCGCAGCCAGCTCAACCAGATGCGCCGCATGGGCGGTCTGGGGGCGCTGGCCGGCATGCTGCCGGGCCTCAAGAAGGCGCAGGCGGCGATGGCCAATAGCGGTGCCAACGACAAGACGCTGCTGCATCTGGACGCGATGATCGGGTCGATGACCCCCAAGGAGCGCGAGAAGCCCGCGCTGATCAACGCCAAGCGCAAGATCCGTATCGCCAAGGGCGCCGGCCGCACCGTGCAGGACGTCAACCGTCTCCTGAAAATGCATCAGGAAATGGAATCGGCGATGAAGAAGATCCGCAAGATGGGCGGCCTCAAGGGGCTGGCCAAGATGTTCACCGGCGGTGGCATGGGTGGATTGGGCGGCCTGGGTGGACCGGGCGGCGCGGATGGGCAGGGCGGTCCGCCCGACCTGTCGGGTCTGGGTGGCCTTGGTGGCCTGGGCGGCAACATGCCCAAGCTTCCGCCCGGCTTTCAGAATTTCATGAAGAAATAA